In the Drosophila takahashii strain IR98-3 E-12201 chromosome 3R, DtakHiC1v2, whole genome shotgun sequence genome, one interval contains:
- the LOC138913449 gene encoding uncharacterized protein isoform X1, which produces MKMMTEAQMEEKKVKFSVTMGRNEAKNACIDLVTKQKLPLAVFDSTGFKTLTNQIFCGLNMPAVTSRNIMGLVEERYHSIKIKIVNALKSRIICLKMDTATRCNRGILGVNVQFIENGKIVIKTLGLIELTKSHTSQNLCSEVQSIMDDFCIKKEQIYSITTDIGRNMVKAVDLLNKWEIDDDESPDELQEEELTQHLNIHSIVSIKCAAHTLQLAIKDFFDRLGSVPFIDKARNIVKLLRTPSFSYLIEEEALSKPVLDVPTRWSSTYLMLQRLQTFEHFCERHLKSSVKLSATEWSELENLTKALEPAYLATQKLQSSQLFLGDFYKLWLELKLTVAASQLTFCRDLYQCIQKREDGIIEDKMILSSIYLDPRIRRVLLKNPTSVMLARANLKQLLLQILSLKRTKSTSEGAISSLALTSSPASTSSLDLTTSLTSTTSLATTSTIASTLTNESPNNSSSSLLLDEFLNGIEAASGEEEEFNQNEVVQKGFAEIESYFPKPISLDTDIMKFWEENKLRYPILYQLATVVHAVPATQVSVERSFSALKMMLTDNRCNIKSSSLAMLLFVKLNNN; this is translated from the exons ATGAAGATGATGACGGAAGCTCAGatggaagaaaaaaaagtaaagttttCAGTTACAATGGGCCGAAACGAAGCGAAGAATGCGTGCATCGATTTGGTAACTAAGCAAAAACTTCCATTGGCTGTCTTTGATTCCACAGGTTTCAAGACATTGaccaatcaaatattttgtggaTTGAACATGCCAGCGGTTACCTCCCGAAATATAATGGGACTAGTGGAGGAAAGGTACCATtcgattaaaatcaaaattgtaaatGCCTTAAAATCTCGTATTATTTGCCTTAAAATGGACACTGCAACAAGGTGCAATCGCGGAATCCTCGGAGTGAATGTGCAGTTTATAGAAAAcggaaaaattgttattaagaCTTTGGGTCTTATAGAGCTAACAAAATCCCATACGTCCCAAAATCTCTGCTCCGAAGTTCAGTCTATAATGGATGATTTTTGCATCAAAAAGGAACAGATTTACAGCATAACAACTGATATCGGCCGAAACATGGTGAAGGCTGTAGATTTGCTAAACAAATGGGAGATTGATGATGACGAAAGCCCGGACGAGTTGCAAGAAGAAGAGCTCACCCAGCATTTAAATATCCATTCAATAGTTTCGATTAAGTGCGCAGCTCATACTCTTCAGCTCGCAATTAAAGATTTCTTTGATCGCTTGGGATCAGTTCCATTTATTGACAAAGCACGAAATattgtcaagcttctgcgaACCCCGTCATTCAG CTACTTGATAGAAGAAGAAGCATTATCAAAACCGGTTCTGGATGTTCCGACTCGTTGGAGTTCGACATATCTTATGCTGCAGAGGCTCCAAacctttgaacatttttgcgagcGACATTTAAAGTCCTCAGTTAAGCTAAGTGCAACAGAGTGGAGCGAATTGGAAAATCTGACAAAAGCATTGGAGCCGGCATACCTAGCCACTCAAAAATTACAATCCAGCCAATTATTCCTTGGCGATTTTTATAAGCTCTGGCTTGAGCTTAAGTTAACAGTCGCAGCAAGCCAACTAACATTCTGCAGAGATTTATACCAATGCATCCAGAAGAGGGAAGATGGCATAATAGAAGACAAAATGATTCTATCTAGTATCTATTTGGATCCACGCATTCGAagagttttattaaaaaatccgaCAAGTGTTATGCTAGCCAGAGCCAATCTTAAACAACTTTTGCTTCAAATATTAAGTTTGAAAAGA ACTAAATCGACGTCTGAAGGAGCAATCTCATCCCTGGCTTTGACATCATCCCCTGCTTCGACATCATCACTGGATTTAACTACATCACTAACTTCGACAACGTCACTGGCTACGACATCAACAATAGCATCGACCTTAACAAACGAGTCACCTAATAACTCTAGCTCTTCCCTGCTCTTAGATGAGTTCCTAAACGGAATCGAAGCCGCCTCTGGAGAAGAAGaggaatttaatcaaaatgaaGTAGTACAAAAAGGATTTGCAGAAATCGAGAGCTATTTTCCCAAACCTATAAGCCTGGATACAGACATAATGAAGTTTTGGGAAGAAAATAAGCTGCGCTACCCAATTCTATATCAACTGGCCACAGTCGTACACGCTGTACCTGCAACGCAAGTTAGTGTTGAGAGATCGTTTTCAGCACTGAAAATGATGCTGACGGACAATAGGTGCAACATAAAAAGCTCGTCCTTGGCCATGCTTCTATttgtcaaattaaataataattaa
- the LOC138913449 gene encoding uncharacterized protein isoform X2, giving the protein MKMMTEAQMEEKKVKFSVTMGRNEAKNACIDLVTKQKLPLAVFDSTGFKTLTNQIFCGLNMPAVTSRNIMGLVEERCNRGILGVNVQFIENGKIVIKTLGLIELTKSHTSQNLCSEVQSIMDDFCIKKEQIYSITTDIGRNMVKAVDLLNKWEIDDDESPDELQEEELTQHLNIHSIVSIKCAAHTLQLAIKDFFDRLGSVPFIDKARNIVKLLRTPSFSYLIEEEALSKPVLDVPTRWSSTYLMLQRLQTFEHFCERHLKSSVKLSATEWSELENLTKALEPAYLATQKLQSSQLFLGDFYKLWLELKLTVAASQLTFCRDLYQCIQKREDGIIEDKMILSSIYLDPRIRRVLLKNPTSVMLARANLKQLLLQILSLKRTKSTSEGAISSLALTSSPASTSSLDLTTSLTSTTSLATTSTIASTLTNESPNNSSSSLLLDEFLNGIEAASGEEEEFNQNEVVQKGFAEIESYFPKPISLDTDIMKFWEENKLRYPILYQLATVVHAVPATQVSVERSFSALKMMLTDNRCNIKSSSLAMLLFVKLNNN; this is encoded by the exons ATGAAGATGATGACGGAAGCTCAGatggaagaaaaaaaagtaaagttttCAGTTACAATGGGCCGAAACGAAGCGAAGAATGCGTGCATCGATTTGGTAACTAAGCAAAAACTTCCATTGGCTGTCTTTGATTCCACAGGTTTCAAGACATTGaccaatcaaatattttgtggaTTGAACATGCCAGCGGTTACCTCCCGAAATATAATGGGACTAGTGGAGGAAAG GTGCAATCGCGGAATCCTCGGAGTGAATGTGCAGTTTATAGAAAAcggaaaaattgttattaagaCTTTGGGTCTTATAGAGCTAACAAAATCCCATACGTCCCAAAATCTCTGCTCCGAAGTTCAGTCTATAATGGATGATTTTTGCATCAAAAAGGAACAGATTTACAGCATAACAACTGATATCGGCCGAAACATGGTGAAGGCTGTAGATTTGCTAAACAAATGGGAGATTGATGATGACGAAAGCCCGGACGAGTTGCAAGAAGAAGAGCTCACCCAGCATTTAAATATCCATTCAATAGTTTCGATTAAGTGCGCAGCTCATACTCTTCAGCTCGCAATTAAAGATTTCTTTGATCGCTTGGGATCAGTTCCATTTATTGACAAAGCACGAAATattgtcaagcttctgcgaACCCCGTCATTCAG CTACTTGATAGAAGAAGAAGCATTATCAAAACCGGTTCTGGATGTTCCGACTCGTTGGAGTTCGACATATCTTATGCTGCAGAGGCTCCAAacctttgaacatttttgcgagcGACATTTAAAGTCCTCAGTTAAGCTAAGTGCAACAGAGTGGAGCGAATTGGAAAATCTGACAAAAGCATTGGAGCCGGCATACCTAGCCACTCAAAAATTACAATCCAGCCAATTATTCCTTGGCGATTTTTATAAGCTCTGGCTTGAGCTTAAGTTAACAGTCGCAGCAAGCCAACTAACATTCTGCAGAGATTTATACCAATGCATCCAGAAGAGGGAAGATGGCATAATAGAAGACAAAATGATTCTATCTAGTATCTATTTGGATCCACGCATTCGAagagttttattaaaaaatccgaCAAGTGTTATGCTAGCCAGAGCCAATCTTAAACAACTTTTGCTTCAAATATTAAGTTTGAAAAGA ACTAAATCGACGTCTGAAGGAGCAATCTCATCCCTGGCTTTGACATCATCCCCTGCTTCGACATCATCACTGGATTTAACTACATCACTAACTTCGACAACGTCACTGGCTACGACATCAACAATAGCATCGACCTTAACAAACGAGTCACCTAATAACTCTAGCTCTTCCCTGCTCTTAGATGAGTTCCTAAACGGAATCGAAGCCGCCTCTGGAGAAGAAGaggaatttaatcaaaatgaaGTAGTACAAAAAGGATTTGCAGAAATCGAGAGCTATTTTCCCAAACCTATAAGCCTGGATACAGACATAATGAAGTTTTGGGAAGAAAATAAGCTGCGCTACCCAATTCTATATCAACTGGCCACAGTCGTACACGCTGTACCTGCAACGCAAGTTAGTGTTGAGAGATCGTTTTCAGCACTGAAAATGATGCTGACGGACAATAGGTGCAACATAAAAAGCTCGTCCTTGGCCATGCTTCTATttgtcaaattaaataataattaa